The following are from one region of the Nicotiana tabacum cultivar K326 chromosome 3, ASM71507v2, whole genome shotgun sequence genome:
- the LOC142178823 gene encoding uncharacterized protein LOC142178823: protein MPKTSTGEIPYSLVYGTDTVIPVEVGEPSLRYSNESGPSNDESRLQDLDEVKERRGMDHIRMVAQKQQVERYNNKRAKVRPLKVGDYVLKAKTQASKDPNEGKLGTNWDGSYKIIAAANKGAFQLEKMGGKLLQNNWNVAHLKYFHF from the coding sequence atGCCAAAAACCAGCACAGGAGAAATACCATATTCACTGGTCTACGGGACTGACACAGTTATACccgtcgaggtcggagaacccagtTTGAGATACTCCAATGAGAGCGGGCCAAGCAACGACGAAAGTAGGCTACAAGATCTGGATGAAGTCAAAGAACGGAGAGGCATGGACcacataagaatggtagcccagAAGCAGCAAGTAGAAAGATACAACAACAAGAGAGCCAAGGTGCGACCGCTCAAAGTCGGAGACTACGTCctcaaagctaaaacacaagcatCGAAAGACCCTAATGAGGGAAAATTGGGAACGAACTGGGACGGATCATACAAAATCATAGCTGCAGCAAATAAAGGAGCATTCCAGTTAGAGAAAATGGggggaaaactactccaaaacaacTGGAATGTCGCCCATCTCAAGTACTTCCACTTCTGA
- the LOC107822630 gene encoding uncharacterized protein LOC107822630, translated as MSYYPKGYHGEDDDGAEFDEYDPTPYGGGYDIALTYGRPLPPSDETCYQTSSASDEFDYDRPQYSSYAEPSAYGEEALETEYQSYSRPKPRPTPSYHRPSEEEGEAYEQPQADYGFQPGMNRPGSGYGGESEYGSGYGRKSEYEEPASEYGSGYGRKTEYEEPKPEYVEPASEYGSGYGRKSEYEEPKPEYGSGYGRKSEYEEPTSEYGSGYGRKSEYEEPAPEYGSGYRRKSEYEEPRSEYGSGYERRTESEEYGSGGYGRKPSYGQEEEGERRPSYGRSSYQTEEGEGYERPRYGRSEEEDYRKPSYERRGDDDDEGYGRKKYGDDNSDDDEEKKHHHKHHHRKHYDD; from the exons ATGTCTTACTACCCAAAAGGCTACCACGGGGAAGATGACGACGGAGCTGAATTCGACGAGTACGATCCAACTCCGTACGGCGGTGGATACGACATCGCTTTGACTTACGGTCGTCCGCTTCCACCCTCTGATGAAACCTGTTATCAGACTTCTTCAGCTTCTGATGAATTCGACTATGATCGTCCTCAGTACTCTTCTTATGCTGAGCCTTCTGCTTATGGTGAGGAGGCTCTTGAGACTGAGTACCAAAGCTATTCTAGGCCCAAACCTCGGCCCACTCCTTCTTATCATCGCCCATCTGAGGAAGAAGGCGAAGCTTATGAGCAGCCTCAGGCCGATTATGGGTTTCAGCCTGGGATGAATCGTCCTGGCAGTGGATATGGTGGGGAAAGTGAATACGGATCCGGGTATGGACGCAAGAGCGAGTATGAAGAACCCGCTTCCGAATACGGATCCGGGTATGGGAGAAAGACCGAGTATGAAGAACCCAAACCGGAATATGTAGAACCCGCTTCCGAATACGGATCTGGGTATGGGCGAAAGAGTGAGTATGAAGAGCCCAAACCAGAATATGGATCCGGGTATGGGCGAAAGAGCGAATATGAAGAGCCCACATCAGAATACGGATCTGGATATGGGAGAAAGAGTGAGTATGAAGAACCCGCTCCAGAGTACGGTTCGGGATACAGGAGGAAGAGTGAATATGAGGAGCCAAGATCGGAATACGGGTCGGGTTATGAGCGTAGGACCGAGTCCGAAGAGTATGGATCTGGTGGATATGGAAGGAAGCCCAGCTACGGGCAGGAGGAAGAGGGGGAGAGGAGGCCCAGTTATGGGCGTTCAAGCTACCAGACTGAGGAGGGAGAAGGGTACGAGAGGCCTCGCTATGGAAGGTCTGAGGAGGAGGACTACAGGAAGCCTAGCTATGAGAGGCGTGGTGATGACGACGACGAGGGCTATGGTCGCAAGAAATAT GGTGATGACAACTCCGATGATGACGAGGAGAAGAAACATCACCACAAGCACCACCACCGCAAACACTATGATGATTGA